In Nitrosococcus halophilus Nc 4, the genomic stretch CGATGGCGAAGGTTTTGTGGCGGTCAGTCCCGAAGCCCGAGCCCGGTTTTGGGCCGCCCGGAACCGGACCGCGGCCATTGCCGCCCATACCAATGCCTTTAAGATCAATGAAGATGTGGTCATTCCTCTGGAAAAGCTCGCGGACTACAACGACGGCATTGAGCGGATCAATATCGAACAATCCACGAGCAATAAGCTGACCATGATTGAGGCGGTGTTGGCGTACTTGGATTCAGACCCGCCGGAACTCCACCCCAGTGAGTTGGAACACCAGGCAAGTGACGAGAGCGAGACCATTATTGCCGCCAAGAGGGAAGCTGCCCGGACCCAATTGAGAGAAGTCCGGGATCGTTGGCAGGCCATCCTGACGCAGATAGATGGTTCCGCCCAGGAAGCGGAATCCCTCTTGGATGAAGGCGCGCGGGAGCGGTTACGGTCCGGGGATACCCTCTTTGATCTGTTGCAGCGGCGGGATCTGCGAATCTCCTACCGGCGGGAAGTGGAACAGCCCCTTAAAGAGATTTTTGGGGGCCTGGAATTTGCCCGCTTGCGGGAGCAGTTGGATCGCCTCCATGCCAAAATCCGCTCCAGCCGTTTGTTCGTGGCCACCCATATGCATGCGGGGGATGGCAACGTCCACACCAATATTCCGGTGAACTCCAATGATTACGCCATGATGCGGGAGGCGGAGCGGATCGTGGAGCGGGTAATGGTCTTGGCAGGGCAATTGGGGGGCGTGATTTCCGGGGAGCATGGCATCGGTATTACCAAGATGCAGTTCATGGCGAGGGAGGAAATCGAGGCCTTTGCCCGTTATAAAATGGAAGTAGATCCCACCGGAGCCTTCAACCGGGGCAAGTTGTTGCCGGGCTCCGGATTGGAGCGGGCCTACACTCCCTCCCTGCGCTTGTTGGAGCAAGAAGCCCTTATCTTGGAAGCCAGTGAGTTGGGGGATCTGAATAATGACATCAAGGACTGCCTCCGTTGCGGTAAGTGCAAGCCCGTCTGTACCACCCACGTTCCCCGGGCCAATTTGCTGTATTCTCCCCGGGATAAGATTCTGGCCACCGGCCTTTTGATTGAGGCTTTCCTCTATGAGGAACAAACCCGGCGGGGCATTTCCGTGCGCCACTTTGGGGAGATGAATGATGTGGCCGACCACTGCACTATCTGCCATAAGTGCGAAAGCCCTTGTCCAGTGAACATCGACTTTGGCGATGTCACTATCAAGATGCGCTCCATTCTCAAGGCCCATGGGCGGCGGCGGGCCAATGTGGGGGCCTGGGCTTCCATGGCCTTTTTGAATGTCACCGATCCGGCCACCATCAAGTTGATGCGCAAGGCCATGATTGAGTGGGGCTATAAGGGCCAGCGCCTGGCCCATGGGTGGGCTAAGCGTCTGAGGTTGTTGGGCAACGGTAAAAAGCGCCCACTCCCCACCACCGGGAAAACCCCCATACGGGCCCAAGTCGTCCACTTCATGCGCAAACCTATGCCGGGAGGGCTGCCTACCCAGACCACCCGCGCCATGCTAGGGGTGGAAGACGATAAACTGATTCCTATTTTGCGCAACCCTCATAAAGCCAGCGAAGATGCCGAGGCCGTGTTTTATTTTCCCGGCTGTGGCTCCGAGCGGCTTTTCAGTCAGGTGGGGTTGGCGACTTTAGCCATGCTCTATGAGGTGGGGGTACAGACGGTCCTACCGCCGGGGTATCTGTGTTGCGGTTATCCCCAGACCTCTAGCGGCGATACCAAGAAGGGGCAAGCCATCTCCACCGCTAATCAGGTCTTGTTTCATCGGGTCGCCAACACCCTCAATTATTTGGATATCAAGACGGTGATCGTTTCCTGCGGCACTTGCATGGATCAGCTCTTGAAGTATCAATTCGAGCAGATTTTTCCAGGGTGCCGTTTGCTGGATATCCATGAATTTCTCATGGAGAAAGGGCTCTCCTTGGAAGGGGTCAGTGGGGTCCGTTATATGTACCATGATCCCTGCCACACGCCCATGAAATCCTATGCCCCCCTGGAGGTGACTTCCCGCCTGGTAGGCCAGCAGGTCACCCTCTCCGATCGTTGCTGTGGCGAAGCCGGGACTTTTGCGACCGCCCGCCCTGATATTGCTACCCAGGTTCGGTTCCGCAAGGAAGAAGAGATCAAAAAAGGAGTCAAGCAGTTAACAGGGCAAGAAGTGGCCACTTCAGGCCAGGTGAAAATGCTGACTTCCTGTCCGGCCTGTCAACAGGGTTTGGAACGTTATGCCGGGGCCACCGGCGTTGAGACCGATTATATCGTGGTGGAGTTGGCTAATAATCGCTTAGGCGAGGGATGGCAGCAGGCCTTTATTGAAAAAGCCAATTACGGGGGAATCGAGCGGATATTATTGTGACCAGCCCTTGATAGTCCCTGGGGGAGCATTTCCAACTCCCTTTGCTCGAAGCAGGGGAGGTCGCGGGGCTTTGCGCCCCCAGGGAGGCTTATGGGGAGCACCATTTGTTCACTTGCTTCTGGGCTTCCTGGAGTTTCTGGGTACGCTCGGAATCCGAGTAATAATGGCGTTCGCCGTTTTCATCCATCTTAAAGAGACGCCTAGCGCTTTCAATGAGATGAAGTCGGCTTTTGGCGGCGGCGCAGTTGCGGCTGCGCTGTTCTTTTTGTTTTCGTGCTTCCTCTTCTGCCTGTTGCTTTTGCTTCCGTTCTTCTTGCCAGGTTTGGAGTAACTCCTTTTGTTTTGCCTGGCGCCCATTCTCCAAGAGGAGGGGGTTGGATGAGGATCGGGATTTGATTTCCACGGTTTCTTGCGCAACCACGCCCCGGCAGGGCCGATCCGCGTAGTGGATTCGGCCCTGTTCGTCTATGCACTTATAAACCCCCCCGGCTTGGGAAAGGGTCACCCAGCCCCCTGCCAGGATCGCTATGACAACCCGCCTTTTTTCCATATCTTTCGACTCCTCTGCATTAGGAAATGATTGAGTAGATTAACGGCCGTTTTTGGCAATTCTGCACTTAGGTTGTCTTCTATAGCCTCTGCGTGCGTACGGCGCATGCTACTTGTCTGCTCCAAGCGATAGCGATAGGCCGATTAAACTTTCTTAACGTGCGTACAGTACACGCTACTTGTCTGGCCCGGATTCAGAACCTAAATCCGATTGTCTGCGAAATCAGGGGACTTGGGGGCCGCGATTTTTTGTGTAGATGAAAAGCAGGTTTATAGCCGCTTCCTCCTTGCTTCAAAATACCCAGTGGTTACTTAATATTAATTTAATTCAATAACTTATGTTTAATTTTTAGTGGTAGTAGTGAGGCTAATTAAGCGCCCAATGCGTTAATTAATGATAATGATTTGCGCTTTTATATAATGTTGTGTTTACTATGCCATCTTTTTTATCTACTGCTGTAATGTTCCCGAGGGAGGGTAAGATTAGTGAGAAAAAAAAATAGCTTGCTGGGAATGGGGTTGACGGCAGCCACGTTGGTGGCGAGTTTGCCTTTACAGGCGGCTGAAATGCCGAAGACCATGGAGGAAATGTGGGAAATCATTCAGGCCCAACAAAAGGAAATCGAAACTCTTAAGGCTAAGTCGCAAGGGTTAGAGGAGGAGACCCAATCGGAAGCTTCTGAAAAAGCCACTGAAACCACCTCCACCGCCGACGAGGGCGGGCAGACAAAAGAGCAGGTCAAGGAACTGGAACGTAAGACCGACGTTCTCGCCGAAGCCGTGGAGAAATTACGGACCGAGCTCTATATTCCCGAAGAATTCGAATACAAGAGCATGTATGGTTTGGGGCCAGCGGCCTCCAAAGTCTACCAGGTGGGTAAGGGCCTTTCTATCGGCGGTTATGGCGAAGGTCGATACCAAACTTTTGTGAATGGGGACAAGGAGGATAATGCTGATTTTGTGCGGTTAGTACTCTATGCCGGCTACAGGTTCACGGATCGGATACTTTTTAATAGTGAGATTGAATTTGAGCATGCTTCCACCGGTAAGGAAGGATCGGTTTCCGTCGAGTTCGCCGCCTTGGACTTCTTGCTGGATCCTCGGGCCAATATCCGTGCCGGTTTAGTGTTGCTCCCAATGGGGTTCCTTAACCCCATCCATGAACCGCCTTTCTATTTCGGCAATAACCGTCCCGAGGTTGAGCGGCGGATTCTTCCCAGTACTTGGCGGGAGAATGGGGTAGGTCTCTTTGGTGAACTTTGGCCAGGCTTGACCTATACCACTTATGCGGTTAATGGCCTGGATGCTTCAGGGTTTGACTCTAGCGGTATCCGGGGTGGCCGTCAAAGCGGCAGCAAAGCCTTGGCGGAAGATTTAGCCTTTGTGGGCCGTTTGGACTACGCGCCTCCCGGAATGCCTGGGCTTTCCTTTGGGGGTTCTGCCTATGTGGGCAATTCGGGGCAAGATCAAACCTTTGCGGGGGAAGAACTGGATGTCTTCACTCAACTCTATGAAGGCCATATTCAGTGGCAATATCGGGGCTGGTGGTTCCGGGCCTTGGGTGCTTGGGGCAGTATTGATGATGCCGAAGTGCTCAGTGCCGCTAAAGGGGAAACCGTTGGCGAGAACAATTTTGGCTGGTACACCGAGCTGGCCTATAATGTGCTGCCATTAATCTGGCCGGAAACCACCCAGTACCTGGCGCCCTTCTTCCGTTTTGAGCAGTTGGATACCATTGCCAGCACGCCATCGGGATTTAGGGATAATGGTGCTTTTGATCGGGATATCTACCAGTTTGGTGTGAACTATAAGCCTATTCCCAATGTGGTTATTAAGGCAGACTACCGCAACTTCGAAGCCGAAGATGGCCGCCCCGCCGATGAATTTAACCTGGGGCTCGGTTTCATTTTCTAGCCTGGAAGTATTATGTATATAGCCTTGGGCAGGACCCGTATTCACGGGTCCTGCCTTACTGATAATGGAACCGATGAATACGTTTAAGCAGGGGAGGAGTGCTCTTCTCATCCTATTGATGGGAGTACTGGTGGCATCAAATGCCATGGGCACGATTTATTACGGTAAGAAGGAGGCCTTGGAACTGGCCTTTGGCGAAGAAGCCCAGGTTGAGATGCAGTCTCTTTTTCTTACCGAAGAGCAAGTGGCAAAAATTGAACAACTTGCCCGGACCAAACTCGAGTCCAAGTTGTTTACTTTTTATGTGGGACGCCATGAGGGCAAGCTTCTGGGCTATGCGGCGATTGAGTCCCATACGGTGCGTACTAAACCGGAGACCTTGCTGATTATTCTGACCCCCACCGGTGAATTGGATCAGATCCATGTACTTGCCTTCCATGAACCCCCCGAGTATCAGCCGCCAGAACGTTGGTTCGCCCAGCTTTACCGCCGTCAACTGAGCGAGCTCAATCTCAATTACGGCATTCAGGGCATCACGGGGGCCACCCTGAGTTCACGGGCGGCAACGAGCAGCGCCCGTAAAGTGCTTGCCATTTATCAAATTGCCATTAAAGAGAAAGCGGACTGATGGGTTGTGGGCTTGCTTCAAGGCAAGCTTCCAATGCCGCCAAAATTCGTCCGCGTGATTTTGTCGAGACCCAGGAAGGGTTGATCTTTTCCGTAGTCACCCACCATCAGGAAGAGGGGCGGGCCTTAGGCGTACTGCGCTATGTGAAAAAAGGCGCCTGTTGGCGTAAGGTCAATACCCCACAGGCGGATAGCCTACTGGAAACTCATTACCCCTACTATCTTTATGACTCTCCCCGGTTGGATGCCAGACTCCATGGCGTTCCTGTAACCAGGGTGGTTAGGCACTATCAGTCCCAGCTAAGGTTGGCGGAAATTCTTACCCCATCCTCGGGGGATGAGATTGAGGAGAAGGTGAGGGGACTGGTTCAACTCTTTGAGGCGGGAGGGCTTTATTCCCAAAATTTAGGCATTACCGGTTCATTGCTTATTGGCGTCCAGCAGGTGGGTTCCGATATTGATTTGGTGGTGTATGGTCAGAAGAATTTTCAGCAAGCCCGAAGGATTATTAAGCAGGCGCTCACCAAAGGGCAGTTAGACCCGCTCGATGAAACTCTTTGGCGTGAGACTTATAAGCGGCGGGGGTGTAGCTTAGATTTTCAGGAATATCTATGGCATGAGCGGCGTAAGTATAACAAGGCGGTTTGGGAAGGGACCAAATTCGATATTGTGCTCGTTTCAAGACCCGAAGAAATTAAAGGGGATTCTCGGTATTTTCATAAACAAGGTAAGAGAAAGTTGCAGGCTCAGATCAAGGATGGAAGCGAAGCTTTTGCTTATCCCGCCCGCTATCGCTTGGTGCATGCTGAGATAGACACGGTAGTGGCTTTCTCCCATACTTACGTGGGGCAAGCCGAGACCGGCGAATGGGTTGAAGTTGTTGGCCAGCTAGAACGGGCTAGTGATGGCGAACTTCGAATAGTCGTCGGGTCCAGTCGCGAAGCCCTGGGAGAATACATTAAAGTGATCCCCTTGCCTTAGTTGACAAAGAACTATATCAAATATAAGTTTTGGGGTTCTACGTAAATCTAGGAGATAAAGGATAAGCACAATGCAGTCAACTGTTTGGTTTATAACACTCGCTTGCGTAGCGTTGCTTGCGGCGGTGTTTTACTATGTGATCAGCAATTCTAAAACACCCGAGGAATATCCGCCCATCCAGAAAAAATGGTATAGCTTTCGCGGTAAGTGGTTCCTTTTTCTGGCTGGTTTGTGGGTGGTGGTGACTTTCGCCACACTCATGCCATTTCCTATCGCCCCTCAGGCCCAAGCGTATAGCGGCGATGGTTATCAGGTAGTTGATGTCAGTGGGCATCAATGGTACTGGACCATGAGCACCGATACCGTCGTGGCCGGTAAGCCCGTGGCATTTCAAGTAACGGGTGCCGATGTCAACCACGGTTTGGGTATCTATGACGAAGATTTAACGCTAGTGGCTCAGGTCCAGGCCATGCCAGGCTACACCAATAAGCTGATTTATACTTTTGATGAGCCGGGTAAGTACCGCATTCTCTGCTTAGAGTATTGCGGATTGGCGCACCATGCCATGATAGCTGAGTTGAATGTAGAAGCAGCGAGCTAGGTGTGCAAAGCACGGGGAGAGAGAATAGCGGAGATAATATATGAGTACAACAACATTAAGTGGGACAGTAAGTTATAGTGAGGCAGAGAACCAGGGCGCGCTGGTTGCGGTAAAAACGCACCTGATTGTTGGGATCTTGGTTTTCTTATTAATGATGCTGGCGGGTGCGGTAATGCGTGCCGCCCAGGGCAACATGTTTACGATTAGCCCAGACCTGTTTTACCAGTTCATGACGGTACATGGAGCCGGCATGGTGGGTACCGCGGGGATTGCCTCGACCGGGGTACTGTGGTATTTCCTGCGCCAGTACGTGCAGTTAAGCACCAAGATATTCTGGATCAATTTTGGTATCTTTCTCACTGGCGTGGTATTAATTCTAGGCTCGATTTTCCTCGGAAAATACGGGGGTGCCTGGACTTTCTTGTATCCCTTGCCGGGGATTTCTCTCGGCGCTTGGTCTGCTGGTGCTGCTGCGGCATTCCTGCTGGGGTTACTGGTCATTGGTACGGGCTTCCTCATTCTCTATTTGGATGTGGGCCGCGCCATTCTTGCTCGTTACGGCAGCTTTGGGCGGGCGCTGGGGTTACCGCAATTATTTGGTAAGGAGCCGGTAGACACTTCTCATCCGCCGACGGTGGTGGCCGGGACTATGGTACTCATTGTTAATTTCCTGGGCATTGCAGCAGGTGCCGTAGTTTTGGTGATGATGCTGGTGAACCTCTATAATCCAGAGTTCAAGCCCGATGCCCTGCTAATTAAGAATTTGATCTATTTCTTCGGTCACGTGTTTATCAACGCGACCATCTACGCTTCAGTGACGGCGGTTTATGAGTTATTGCCCCGTTACACTGGCCGTCCTTGGAAAACGTCGAAAGTCTTTTATGCCGCTTGGTTAGCCATCGTCTTCATGGTGATGGCGGTCTATCCTCACCACTTGATGATGGACTTTGCCATGCCTCCCTGGGCGCTGATTGTCGGTCAAGTGCTCTCCTATGGTAGCGGTGTGCCCGTCATGGTGGTCACCGGCTATGGTGCTTTGATGATCGTGTACCGCTCTGGAATTCAATGGAATACCACCACCAAACTGCTCTTTCTCTCCATGTTTGGTTGGGCGGCAGGGGTTATTCCGGCGATTATCGATGCCATGGTGACCGTCAACCGTGTTTTCCATAACACCTTGTGGGTGCCCGGCCATTTCCACTTTTATCTGCTCCTAGGCCTATTGCCTATGATCTTTGGGTTTGCCTACCATCTTCTCGGTGAAGCAAAGGAAGGGGGAACCACCATGGCGGATCGGCTTGGTTTCTACAGCTTCCTGGGGGGTGGCTTGTTGTTGGCTTTCACCTTCCTGGCTAGTGGTGCCAGCAGCATTCCCCGTCGGTGGGCAGTTCACATGGACGAGTGGATCCCGATGGCCCATTGGGGGACGCTGGCGGCGATTTTAGTCGTCCTAGGGGTTCTGCTATTTACTTGGCGTGCCCTGACTGCGCTTCCACGGGCACCGGAACCTAGCTAATAGGCAGCCCGAGTGAACTTGAGATGATACAAACCTCTGTTGTTGACTCTTTATGGCAATAGCAGAACCGACAACCTTTTAGGTTGGCACTGGGGGCGGCATGCTTTCATATATAGAGAAGGCGTGCCGCCTTTATCGGTTCTGGTTTTTAAGATTATTAGCGATTATCCTGTGTTATTGAATGCACCTCTTCCCTTGAGTTGGGTTCAGATAAATTCTACTGCCCTGGTGCCTAATATTTGAACCAGGTTTTAAGGAGGATTGTAGAGATGAAAACTCTGTTTTTGAGCACTCTCCTGGCAATGGCGGGTCTGGCAACCCTCTGGTTTGGCACCGATGGCGGCCGGGCTTTTACCGCGGAAGAGGCGCGTCGTCTTGAGGTGCGCGAACATCCAAAACCCGTTCCCAATTGGCAACTGGAGAATCAGGATGCTAAGGCAATCGCCTTGGGGAATTGGCAGGGGCAATATGTGGTAGTAGATTTCATCTACACCAGTTGTCCCAGTGTTTGTCTGACATTGAGCAGCGGGATGCAAAGTCTTCGGAAAGAATTTAGCGAAGCGTTAGAGAAGGAGAAGCTGCATTTATTGAGTATCAGCTTTGACCCGGAAAAGGATACGCCAGAGCGGCTTCGAACCCATCTTTCCCATTTCTCCGGTGACGGGGAGCAGTGGGTAGCGGCGCGACCGACCCATCCTGTGGAGAAAAAAGCAATTCTGGATTTTTTCAAGGTGACGGTTATTCCCGATGAAATGGGCGGCTATACTCACTCTGCAGGTTACCATGTGATTGATACCCAGGGGCGGCTGGTTGCTATTTTTGGGGTGGAGGAATATCCAAAGTTGCAAGAGTACCTGACCATAGCCCTTGCTGAAGGAGAGAGCCATGAAGGTTAGACAGGGGTGGTATTTGCCCTGCTTGGTGTGGGGGGTGCTCGCGCTGCCGCCTTTACGGTACGCCTTGGAGTTGAGTATGGTGACCCACATGTTAGTGCAGTTACCGGCTTTGGCGTTCCTAGGGTGGTGGTTGGGGCAGACCCTTCCTGAAGAATTTAAGCGCAAAATCGCCCCCTGGAACCGATGGGGCATCACGGGTATGGTTTTGGTCGTTGTGACCGTGCTTTACTGGATGTTGCCCCGCGCCCTGGATGCCGCTATTTCGGAACCCGCCTTTGAAATGATTAAATTTATTACGGTGCCGTTGTTTATCGGTACCGCCCTTAACTTGAGCTGGTTCCAGCTAAGTTCCATAGCCCAGGGCGTGTTGAAGCTAGAGTTCTGGGCCATGTTTATGCGTTTAGGTTGGCTGTATATGGTGCTTCCAGACCGCCTTTGTGCCAACTACTTGCTAGGGGAACAACGCATTCTTGGCCGTGCTTTGCTCATTCTTGGGAGTATTTGGGCCGCGAGTTGGACGCTGCGCATTTTATTTGGGGTGAGGTGGCGAAAACCTCGGCTATTAGCGCCTAGCTCTTCATTACCAGAAAAGAAATAAGCGAACTAACCTAATATTGCAAGAAAACTACTGCAATATTAGGTTAGTGGCTTTTTGCTAATAAGGGCGTACTAAGGTTAATAACCTGCGGCTCGGGGTGGGAACCATTCGACCCGGAGCGAGGAGCGCAGTTCGTTCTTGTTTTTGATTACATCGGCCAAGGTGTACCGATTCAACACCGCCAGAAATGCGCACCGTGCTTCCCAAAAGACGTCTTTTAATTGGCAGCAGGAGGAAATAGAGCAAGTATTGTGGGTGGTGTTGAAACATTCAGCCACATCAAATCGTCCCTCTGTTTGTTGCACTATCCGTCCTAGGTTGATTTTCTCAGGTGCCTGAGACAGGCGCATGCCCCCGCCCTTGCCCCGAGTCGTATCAATATACCCTAAGTTTGCAAGATTATGGACGACCTTGCCCAGGTGGTTACGGGAAATATTGTAACTGCTGGCGATTTCGCTAATTGTAGCCAATTGCTCGTCATGAAGGCTAAGATAAATCAAAACCCGCAGCGAATAATCCGTGTATTGTGTCAGTTGCATTGCCTCTCCTTATGAGAACTCGTATGAGTTATTTTTAATTATAGATTACAAATACAGTTTATATCTTGGATAGTTTTAAGTCGAATCAATCAATAAGTTACTTTAATTGATTTTAGCTATCCGTTAGATGTGGCGCCACTGGTGTGTAATGGTGCGCCGAATCCGCCACCGCCTGGAGTCTCAATAATAAAGATATCCCCTATCCCCATTTGGGCTTGCCCGCAGCTAGATAGTTCCACTACTGAGCCATCAACACGTTCGATCCAGTTTCGACCCACTTGGCCGGGTTCCCCCCCTGCCATGCCAAAGGGGGGAATTTTCCGATGGCTGGAGATAATCGCGGCAGTCATCGGTTCCAGAAAACGGAACCGGCGCACAGTCCCATTCCCCCCTGGATATCGGCCGTTGCCGGCAGATTCTTTGCGAATCTCAAATGACTCTAAGAGGACTGGGAAACGCCATTCCAATATTTCCGGATCGGTAAGGCGAGTGTTGGTGATATGGGTATGGACTGCATCGGCACCCTTGAAATTTGGACCGGCGCCGGCGCCGCCACAAATGGTTTCATAATATTGATATTGTTCATTCCCAAAAGTGAAATTATTGCAGGTTCCTTGGGAGGCCGCCACTACTCCCATAGCGCCCAACAGGGCGTCAACAATATATTGGGAGGTTTCCACATTACCCGCCGCCACTGCCGCCGGGTAGCAGGGGTTTAAGAGACAGTGTTCGGGGATAACAATCTTTAGCGGTTTAAAAATTCCTCCATTAAGGGGGATATCGGCTTTAACCAAGCAACGAAAGACATAAATGACAGCGGCCATGGTCACGGCAGCCGGGGCATTAAAGTTCCCCAGATGCTGGGGGCTGGTACCGGAAAAATCGATAAGGGCCTGAATGCCCTCTTGTGGGGAGGGCTCCTCGATGCGGATGCTCACCTTAATCTTGCTGCCATCATCCATGGGGTAGGTGAAACTGCCGTCTTTGAGGGTTTCGAGAACGCGGCGCACCGAGGTTTCGGCATTATCTTGAACGTGCTTCATATAGGCCTGCACCACCTCAAGTCCAAAATGATCTACCATGCGTCGAAGTTCTTGCACTCCTTTCTCACAGGCAGCCACTTGGGCTTTAAGGTCCGCCAGATTCTGTGGGATATTGCGGGCCGGATAGGGACCGCTGCTGAGCAAGGCCACGACTTCCTGTTCCAGAAACCGTCCTCCCTCGAGCAATTTAACGTTGTCGATGACGATCCCTTCCTGGTCAATCGTTTGGCTATAGGGGGGCATGGAGCCGGGCGTAATGCCTCCAATATCTCCGTGGTGCCCCCGTGCGGCGACATAAAAGAGGAGCTGGGCTTCTGACTTATCAAATACCGGCTTCACGACCGTCACATCGGGTAAATGAGTCCCCCCGTTGTAGGGTGTGTTGAGCATAAAAACATCGCCGGGAGAAATATGTTCCCTATGGTCGCGAATCACCGCTTTAATGCTGGCGCTCATGGATCCCAGGTGGACTGGAATATGTAAGGCATTGGCGACAAGATCCCCCTGTTGATCGAAGATCGCGCAGGAGAAATCCAGACGTTCCTTGATGTTGACCGAGGAGGCGGTTTTTTTGAGAACTGCGCCCATTTGATCAGCGATGGATGTGAATAGGTTGTTAAAAATTTCCAGCATCACTGGATCAGCCTGGGTCCCTATGTCTAGCTGCTTAGGCAGCGGTATCATTCGAGTAAGAACGAGATCCCGCCGGGGAGTGAGTTCTGCTTCCCAGCCAGGCTCCACAACGGTGGTGCTATTGGTCTCAATGATGATGGCCGGGCCGCTGACTCGGTCATGGGGTTGCATTGCCTCCCGCTGGTAAATGGGGGTGTCTTGGGTTTTCCCGCCCAGGGTTGCCGTGACCGTGGCTATCGTCGGCACGGTTCCCTGTCGCGGCGGAGGGGATT encodes the following:
- a CDS encoding DUF3683 domain-containing protein; this encodes MPDRIREIPYNYTSFSDREIVIRFLGEELWTVIEELRGQRRTGRSARMLFEVLGDMWVISRNPFIQEDLIENRKRWQSLRHALHHRLDQIQARAEGNALALRLVEQARQAVLKFERELLDLRERHRQARRRLARTTARHNLHFDGYARVAHMTDATDWRVELPLAVVTPDSEAEMAAVIKACVDLGLTVIPRGGGTGYTGGAVPLTPDSVVVNTEKLEDLGEVTERWLPGVEGQVPTLRAEAGVITKRVSEQAAAKGLAFAVDPTSQDASTIGGNIAMNAGGKKAVLWGTTLDNLVSWRLVTPEGLWLEVERLNHNLGKIHEVEFAEFRITRYEADGRTLRGEPEVLRIPGKAFRKPGLGKDVTGKTLAGLPGIQKEGCDGLITSGVFILHRMPKFIRTVCLEFFGTHLRQAVPAIVETKDYLDGCEGVVLAGMEHLDERYVRAVDYSTKAPRRELPKMVLLIDVAGDDEDAVAKAASQVVRMANGRDGEGFVAVSPEARARFWAARNRTAAIAAHTNAFKINEDVVIPLEKLADYNDGIERINIEQSTSNKLTMIEAVLAYLDSDPPELHPSELEHQASDESETIIAAKREAARTQLREVRDRWQAILTQIDGSAQEAESLLDEGARERLRSGDTLFDLLQRRDLRISYRREVEQPLKEIFGGLEFARLREQLDRLHAKIRSSRLFVATHMHAGDGNVHTNIPVNSNDYAMMREAERIVERVMVLAGQLGGVISGEHGIGITKMQFMAREEIEAFARYKMEVDPTGAFNRGKLLPGSGLERAYTPSLRLLEQEALILEASELGDLNNDIKDCLRCGKCKPVCTTHVPRANLLYSPRDKILATGLLIEAFLYEEQTRRGISVRHFGEMNDVADHCTICHKCESPCPVNIDFGDVTIKMRSILKAHGRRRANVGAWASMAFLNVTDPATIKLMRKAMIEWGYKGQRLAHGWAKRLRLLGNGKKRPLPTTGKTPIRAQVVHFMRKPMPGGLPTQTTRAMLGVEDDKLIPILRNPHKASEDAEAVFYFPGCGSERLFSQVGLATLAMLYEVGVQTVLPPGYLCCGYPQTSSGDTKKGQAISTANQVLFHRVANTLNYLDIKTVIVSCGTCMDQLLKYQFEQIFPGCRLLDIHEFLMEKGLSLEGVSGVRYMYHDPCHTPMKSYAPLEVTSRLVGQQVTLSDRCCGEAGTFATARPDIATQVRFRKEEEIKKGVKQLTGQEVATSGQVKMLTSCPACQQGLERYAGATGVETDYIVVELANNRLGEGWQQAFIEKANYGGIERILL
- a CDS encoding DUF4124 domain-containing protein, giving the protein MEKRRVVIAILAGGWVTLSQAGGVYKCIDEQGRIHYADRPCRGVVAQETVEIKSRSSSNPLLLENGRQAKQKELLQTWQEERKQKQQAEEEARKQKEQRSRNCAAAKSRLHLIESARRLFKMDENGERHYYSDSERTQKLQEAQKQVNKWCSP
- a CDS encoding cbb3-type cytochrome c oxidase subunit I gives rise to the protein MSTTTLSGTVSYSEAENQGALVAVKTHLIVGILVFLLMMLAGAVMRAAQGNMFTISPDLFYQFMTVHGAGMVGTAGIASTGVLWYFLRQYVQLSTKIFWINFGIFLTGVVLILGSIFLGKYGGAWTFLYPLPGISLGAWSAGAAAAFLLGLLVIGTGFLILYLDVGRAILARYGSFGRALGLPQLFGKEPVDTSHPPTVVAGTMVLIVNFLGIAAGAVVLVMMLVNLYNPEFKPDALLIKNLIYFFGHVFINATIYASVTAVYELLPRYTGRPWKTSKVFYAAWLAIVFMVMAVYPHHLMMDFAMPPWALIVGQVLSYGSGVPVMVVTGYGALMIVYRSGIQWNTTTKLLFLSMFGWAAGVIPAIIDAMVTVNRVFHNTLWVPGHFHFYLLLGLLPMIFGFAYHLLGEAKEGGTTMADRLGFYSFLGGGLLLAFTFLASGASSIPRRWAVHMDEWIPMAHWGTLAAILVVLGVLLFTWRALTALPRAPEPS
- a CDS encoding SCO family protein, with product MKTLFLSTLLAMAGLATLWFGTDGGRAFTAEEARRLEVREHPKPVPNWQLENQDAKAIALGNWQGQYVVVDFIYTSCPSVCLTLSSGMQSLRKEFSEALEKEKLHLLSISFDPEKDTPERLRTHLSHFSGDGEQWVAARPTHPVEKKAILDFFKVTVIPDEMGGYTHSAGYHVIDTQGRLVAIFGVEEYPKLQEYLTIALAEGESHEG
- a CDS encoding cytochrome c oxidase subunit II, encoding MQSTVWFITLACVALLAAVFYYVISNSKTPEEYPPIQKKWYSFRGKWFLFLAGLWVVVTFATLMPFPIAPQAQAYSGDGYQVVDVSGHQWYWTMSTDTVVAGKPVAFQVTGADVNHGLGIYDEDLTLVAQVQAMPGYTNKLIYTFDEPGKYRILCLEYCGLAHHAMIAELNVEAAS
- a CDS encoding RrF2 family transcriptional regulator, yielding MQLTQYTDYSLRVLIYLSLHDEQLATISEIASSYNISRNHLGKVVHNLANLGYIDTTRGKGGGMRLSQAPEKINLGRIVQQTEGRFDVAECFNTTHNTCSISSCCQLKDVFWEARCAFLAVLNRYTLADVIKNKNELRSSLRVEWFPPRAAGY
- a CDS encoding FMN-binding protein, with translation MNTFKQGRSALLILLMGVLVASNAMGTIYYGKKEALELAFGEEAQVEMQSLFLTEEQVAKIEQLARTKLESKLFTFYVGRHEGKLLGYAAIESHTVRTKPETLLIILTPTGELDQIHVLAFHEPPEYQPPERWFAQLYRRQLSELNLNYGIQGITGATLSSRAATSSARKVLAIYQIAIKEKAD